Proteins found in one Triticum urartu cultivar G1812 chromosome 4, Tu2.1, whole genome shotgun sequence genomic segment:
- the LOC125551962 gene encoding uncharacterized protein LOC125551962 isoform X1 — protein MERAVGELAAEDGRDGANSLLLAPHHVPSFLLSDRTESVLQRDPATRGGAATGDAAGEAGEVPPEVRRRSSRTSPGIAETGGTLVAGFQMPTDQATLSLRTVWTAGGSLMLCCSCDLQFVVWLSTNAWWEGDALLTAFLNITEGGSKWRLVLSLSAAKQKQHFFM, from the exons ATGGAGAGGGCGGTCGGCGAGCTGGCGGCTGAGGATGGAAGAGACGGCGCTAATTCGCTACTACTCGCACCGCACCACGTCCCTAGCTTCCTCCTCTCTGATCGAACTGAGTCTGTTTTACAAAGGGATCCGGCGACTAGAGGGGGAGCTGCCACCGGTGACGCTGCCGGAGAAGCTGGCGAGGTTCCTCCAGAAGTGCGCCGAAGGAGTTCCAGGACGAGCCCCGGTATAGCGGAGACCGGTGGTACCTTGGTGGCTGGGTTCCAGATG CCCACTGACCAGGCAACTCTATCGTTGAGGACCGTGTGGACCGCAGGAGGATCCCTGATGCTTTGTTGCTCCTGTGACCTTCAATTTGTTGTGTGGCTGTCTACAAAC GCATGGTGGGAGGGCGATGCTCTGTTGACTGCTTTTCTTAATATTACAGAGGGAGGATCGAAGTGGAGATTGGTACTTTCCCTTTCAGCGGCCAAACAAAAGCAACACTTTTTCATGTGA
- the LOC125551962 gene encoding uncharacterized protein LOC125551962 isoform X2, giving the protein MERAVGELAAEDGRDGANSLLLAPHHVPSFLLSDRTESVLQRDPATRGGAATGDAAGEAGEVPPEVRRRSSRTSPGIAETGGTLVAGFQMPTDQATLSLRTVWTAGGSLMLCCSCDLQFVVWLSTNREDRSGDWYFPFQRPNKSNTFSCDFR; this is encoded by the exons ATGGAGAGGGCGGTCGGCGAGCTGGCGGCTGAGGATGGAAGAGACGGCGCTAATTCGCTACTACTCGCACCGCACCACGTCCCTAGCTTCCTCCTCTCTGATCGAACTGAGTCTGTTTTACAAAGGGATCCGGCGACTAGAGGGGGAGCTGCCACCGGTGACGCTGCCGGAGAAGCTGGCGAGGTTCCTCCAGAAGTGCGCCGAAGGAGTTCCAGGACGAGCCCCGGTATAGCGGAGACCGGTGGTACCTTGGTGGCTGGGTTCCAGATG CCCACTGACCAGGCAACTCTATCGTTGAGGACCGTGTGGACCGCAGGAGGATCCCTGATGCTTTGTTGCTCCTGTGACCTTCAATTTGTTGTGTGGCTGTCTACAAAC AGGGAGGATCGAAGTGGAGATTGGTACTTTCCCTTTCAGCGGCCAAACAAAAGCAACACTTTTTCATGTGATTTTAGATGA
- the LOC125551962 gene encoding uncharacterized protein LOC125551962 isoform X3, whose product MERAVGELAAEDGRDGANSLLLAPHHVPSFLLSDRTESVLQRDPATRGGAATGDAAGEAGEVPPEVRRRSSRTSPGIAETGGTLVAGFQMPTDQATLSLRTVWTAGGSLMLCCSCDLQFVVWLSTNNRHGGRAMLC is encoded by the exons ATGGAGAGGGCGGTCGGCGAGCTGGCGGCTGAGGATGGAAGAGACGGCGCTAATTCGCTACTACTCGCACCGCACCACGTCCCTAGCTTCCTCCTCTCTGATCGAACTGAGTCTGTTTTACAAAGGGATCCGGCGACTAGAGGGGGAGCTGCCACCGGTGACGCTGCCGGAGAAGCTGGCGAGGTTCCTCCAGAAGTGCGCCGAAGGAGTTCCAGGACGAGCCCCGGTATAGCGGAGACCGGTGGTACCTTGGTGGCTGGGTTCCAGATG CCCACTGACCAGGCAACTCTATCGTTGAGGACCGTGTGGACCGCAGGAGGATCCCTGATGCTTTGTTGCTCCTGTGACCTTCAATTTGTTGTGTGGCTGTCTACAAAC AACAGGCATGGTGGGAGGGCGATGCTCTGTTGA